The proteins below come from a single uncultured Carboxylicivirga sp. genomic window:
- a CDS encoding GxxExxY protein has protein sequence MENNINDELTYKIIGCAMNIHNTLGNGFQEVIYQRCLAIELDKEQIEYKREQEMPIYYENIHVGTRRADFIIAGEVMVELKAIVILEDVHLAQALNYLTAYQIDRGLLINFGSTSLEVKRLYRKH, from the coding sequence ATGGAAAATAATATTAACGATGAATTGACATACAAGATTATCGGATGTGCCATGAATATTCATAATACTTTGGGTAATGGTTTTCAGGAAGTAATATACCAGCGTTGCTTGGCTATAGAATTAGACAAAGAACAGATAGAGTACAAGAGAGAGCAGGAAATGCCCATCTATTACGAGAATATTCATGTAGGAACACGAAGAGCTGATTTTATAATAGCTGGCGAAGTTATGGTTGAATTAAAAGCTATTGTAATACTAGAAGATGTTCATCTTGCTCAAGCTTTGAATTATCTAACAGCTTATCAAATCGATAGAGGTTTATTGATCAACTTTGGATCAACCAGTTTGGAAGTTAAAAGATTATATAGAAAACACTAA
- a CDS encoding FtsX-like permease family protein, which translates to MFWTQFKLMFRNLFRNKLYSAINILGLAIAITLVLLLSSYVSNERTIDSFHANKDQIYRVYGDNINTFAPPFGQFILDNITGAECYTRTFVQEGTINYKNIKYKSGKYLLVDSVFFKMFSFPLERGNPDEVLVSYQNAVLSASFAHKLFGTSNPLGESFELDGHQFTVTGIFQDFKDNTHFIKPNIILNFRALPRLWGNGDEGTKYFMNDYSNSSFGLYVMANKKSNIMKRGPELLEKAKEIYWIFQNGRNTELSFMPLEDVYFKQGALDYIGTRQGNEKFLTILMFIAVIIVVVAAINYINLNITQSVRRAKEVGIKKIIGSLRLSIIQQFLLESTFISLLSTIIAVFLTIVALPEFNKLTDNSFSIADIFNGGFLLRSIIVVFIIGIVAGIFPSLILSRFKAIDIVKGTPSRLKNNFGQRVMVVFQYTVSIVLIAVVGFILKQNDFMRNYDLGFDKDNTFYIRMTKETNDQRDAFENELMKIPGVKAVSFCQDFPGGPINNSSFVSNGKNQSFDEFRVDTAFFSALGISLEHNISTSDNVFGDNKYACILNQTAVNELELEPPYDEFKRYDAVEKISQVIPDINFRSLYKKTRPTVFHITDRSAAPFVLIRGTGGSLPTIVKKAKAIFKEMSPSEPIEFNFLDDALNTAYNKEERSAKIVGYFAIFAILISSLGIFALASYTAQNRKKEIGVRKVNGAKISQVMLMLNRGFVKWVAIAFLIAIPIVWFAMNKWLENFAYKTSLSWWVFALAGLLALVIALVTVSWQSWRAANKNPVEALRYE; encoded by the coding sequence ATGTTCTGGACTCAATTTAAACTCATGTTTCGTAATTTATTTCGAAACAAGCTATACTCAGCCATAAATATTTTAGGCTTAGCTATTGCAATTACTCTTGTGTTATTATTGTCATCTTATGTATCAAACGAACGAACTATTGATTCGTTTCATGCCAATAAAGACCAAATTTATCGTGTTTATGGCGATAATATTAACACTTTCGCGCCTCCCTTTGGCCAGTTTATTCTTGATAATATAACAGGAGCTGAGTGTTATACCCGAACATTTGTTCAGGAAGGGACTATCAATTACAAGAACATTAAATATAAGTCGGGAAAATATTTATTGGTCGATTCTGTTTTCTTTAAGATGTTTTCATTTCCATTGGAGAGAGGAAATCCGGATGAAGTATTGGTATCATACCAAAATGCAGTGTTGTCAGCCAGTTTCGCCCATAAACTATTTGGAACAAGCAATCCCCTTGGTGAGAGTTTCGAATTAGACGGACACCAGTTTACTGTCACTGGTATTTTTCAGGATTTTAAGGACAATACTCATTTTATTAAACCTAATATAATACTCAATTTTAGGGCACTTCCTCGTCTTTGGGGTAATGGGGATGAAGGAACTAAGTATTTTATGAACGACTATAGCAACAGTTCGTTTGGTCTGTATGTAATGGCTAATAAGAAATCCAATATAATGAAACGTGGGCCTGAATTACTTGAAAAAGCAAAAGAGATTTATTGGATTTTTCAGAATGGTAGAAATACCGAACTCTCATTTATGCCACTCGAAGATGTATACTTCAAACAGGGAGCACTTGATTATATTGGAACCCGACAAGGAAATGAAAAATTTCTGACTATCCTTATGTTTATAGCAGTGATTATTGTAGTAGTAGCTGCCATCAATTACATCAATTTAAATATTACTCAATCGGTGCGGCGAGCTAAAGAAGTTGGAATTAAAAAGATTATTGGTTCATTGCGCTTGAGTATTATTCAACAGTTTTTGTTGGAGTCTACATTTATTTCTTTGCTATCTACAATCATAGCAGTATTCCTAACCATTGTTGCTCTACCTGAGTTTAATAAATTAACCGATAATAGTTTTAGTATAGCAGATATTTTCAATGGTGGCTTTTTGCTTCGAAGTATTATCGTTGTTTTTATAATTGGCATTGTAGCTGGTATTTTTCCCTCGCTTATTCTTTCACGCTTTAAGGCTATCGACATAGTAAAAGGAACTCCATCGCGGTTAAAAAATAATTTTGGTCAACGGGTTATGGTTGTTTTTCAGTACACCGTTTCAATTGTATTGATAGCTGTGGTAGGTTTCATTCTAAAGCAAAATGACTTTATGCGAAACTACGATTTAGGCTTTGATAAAGACAATACCTTTTACATTAGGATGACTAAAGAAACCAATGATCAAAGGGATGCTTTTGAAAACGAATTGATGAAAATACCAGGTGTAAAAGCCGTTTCGTTTTGCCAGGATTTTCCGGGAGGGCCCATTAACAACAGTTCTTTTGTGAGTAATGGTAAAAATCAAAGTTTTGATGAATTTAGAGTTGATACTGCTTTTTTCTCTGCTCTTGGAATCTCTTTAGAGCATAATATATCCACATCAGATAATGTTTTTGGCGACAATAAATATGCTTGTATTTTAAATCAAACAGCCGTAAACGAACTTGAGTTAGAGCCCCCCTATGATGAATTCAAACGATACGATGCAGTTGAGAAAATTAGTCAGGTGATCCCAGATATTAATTTCAGATCGTTGTATAAAAAAACGCGTCCAACAGTATTTCATATAACCGATAGAAGTGCAGCACCCTTTGTTTTGATAAGAGGAACCGGAGGTAGTTTACCAACCATTGTGAAAAAAGCTAAAGCTATATTTAAAGAGATGTCGCCATCTGAACCCATTGAATTTAACTTTTTAGATGATGCTCTTAATACGGCTTATAACAAAGAAGAACGTTCGGCAAAGATAGTTGGCTACTTTGCCATTTTTGCCATACTAATTTCGTCGTTGGGCATATTTGCATTAGCAAGTTATACAGCTCAAAACCGTAAAAAAGAAATTGGAGTCAGAAAAGTAAACGGTGCCAAAATTTCGCAAGTAATGCTTATGCTTAACCGAGGCTTTGTTAAATGGGTTGCCATAGCTTTTTTAATTGCGATCCCCATCGTTTGGTTTGCCATGAATAAGTGGTTGGAGAATTTCGCCTATAAAACCAGTCTTAGTTGGTGGGTTTTTGCCTTAGCCGGTTTGTTGGCTTTAGTAATTGCCTTAGTAACCGTAAGCTGGCAAAGCTGGCGTGCCGCCAATAAAAATCCGGTGGAAGCACTGAGGTATGAGTAA
- a CDS encoding FtsX-like permease family protein, protein MNSNIKLAIRNLLKNKGTTFINIAGLSVALVVSILLFSIAFNERSMDSSQKAVNDIYVISESNEPGVSKPIADWLTQQVPELGIVTICNYEWSPQVFLKKESNNYKVEQLLVADSNYFKVFEFPLLYGDANDAMLHPDKIVLTEQLSRKIFGDQNPVGKSLEYNSTYLNVKSVQVGAVIKSLPNNSSWSFDAVLPITANLNLSWYNDLYQSWGAWNYCGFARLRTSTDSELVSKHLSDIDHSLLPKNIRNDKMNFSITPFRDSYFKLPAIEELKHGNSYINLILHIIAVMILLLACVNYISMVTAQREKWIKTIGIAKSLGSSKSEIIRMVMAESSIILIIVLLITISITPILLSSIQNSFFDSINKLSLFTPQNISILACTTFCVWMFTGFIPGYLLSKYDTSLLLRKLPIGSINRELMKNGMLVFQFIVTIILISGMLIIQRQNKMISNNTPGFVKGQIIVASTNKDIQTKIQAFKNDVRMMPRITAFTFCSEPIGNVSNNTATTMEYQGDQKEIGFTSFWVSPNFFDFFGIQFNEGSTFNKNSFSNKDFILNQKALDDFGIEKLQDARINIDTNKNHGQLIGGVENFNFQSLHVPIKAAGFMCAGEAEDIGYFKINAQSSNQFKRTIAQLDNAWNKLSPDYPFEYTFLDQSWANLYQRDKDFQQLINYATLLSILLSCMGLIGLSYFILERKTKEIGIRKVNGAKILQVIVMLNKDFLKWIVIAFVIAAPIASYSMNHWLQNFAYKTELSWWIFALAGILALGIALLTVSWQSWRASNKNPVEALRYE, encoded by the coding sequence ATGAATAGCAATATTAAACTTGCCATCCGAAATCTATTAAAAAATAAAGGCACAACCTTTATTAATATTGCAGGGTTGTCTGTAGCACTTGTGGTAAGTATTTTACTTTTTTCAATAGCATTTAACGAGCGTTCGATGGATAGCTCCCAAAAAGCTGTTAACGACATCTATGTAATATCAGAGTCGAATGAACCTGGTGTGTCAAAGCCTATTGCCGATTGGTTGACACAACAAGTTCCTGAATTAGGAATAGTAACCATCTGTAATTACGAGTGGTCGCCACAGGTATTTCTGAAAAAAGAATCGAATAATTACAAGGTTGAACAGTTACTTGTGGCCGACTCAAACTATTTCAAAGTTTTTGAGTTTCCGCTTCTTTATGGAGATGCCAATGATGCTATGCTTCATCCTGATAAAATTGTTTTAACCGAGCAGTTATCCCGTAAAATATTTGGAGACCAGAATCCGGTGGGGAAATCACTGGAATATAATTCAACCTACTTAAATGTAAAATCAGTTCAAGTTGGAGCAGTCATAAAAAGCTTACCCAATAATTCATCCTGGAGTTTTGATGCTGTTTTGCCCATTACAGCAAATTTAAACCTTTCGTGGTACAACGATCTATACCAATCGTGGGGAGCTTGGAACTATTGTGGTTTTGCAAGGCTAAGAACGAGTACCGATTCCGAACTTGTTAGCAAACATTTATCTGATATCGATCATTCATTGTTACCTAAAAACATTCGAAATGATAAGATGAACTTTTCTATCACTCCATTTCGAGATTCCTATTTTAAATTGCCCGCAATCGAAGAGTTAAAACACGGAAATAGTTACATAAACCTAATTCTTCATATTATTGCTGTGATGATTTTATTATTGGCTTGTGTCAATTATATCTCAATGGTAACTGCTCAACGCGAAAAATGGATTAAAACCATAGGCATAGCCAAAAGTTTAGGAAGTAGCAAAAGTGAGATTATCCGTATGGTAATGGCTGAATCGTCCATTATTCTTATTATTGTTTTGCTGATCACCATTTCTATCACTCCAATTTTACTTTCTTCAATACAAAACTCTTTTTTCGACAGTATTAACAAGTTGTCGTTATTTACCCCACAAAACATATCGATTCTTGCCTGTACCACCTTTTGCGTATGGATGTTTACCGGGTTTATTCCTGGATACTTGTTGAGTAAATATGATACCTCCTTGTTGTTAAGGAAATTACCTATAGGATCAATAAATAGGGAATTGATGAAAAACGGGATGTTGGTTTTTCAATTTATTGTCACCATAATACTAATTTCAGGTATGCTGATTATTCAACGTCAAAATAAAATGATTAGCAATAATACTCCCGGTTTTGTAAAAGGTCAAATTATTGTGGCTAGTACCAACAAAGACATTCAAACCAAGATTCAAGCTTTTAAGAACGATGTTAGAATGATGCCGCGAATAACCGCTTTTACTTTTTGTTCAGAACCTATTGGAAATGTATCCAACAATACCGCTACTACAATGGAATATCAAGGAGATCAGAAAGAAATTGGTTTTACTTCTTTTTGGGTTAGTCCTAATTTTTTCGATTTTTTTGGAATACAGTTTAACGAAGGCTCCACATTTAACAAGAACTCATTTAGTAATAAGGATTTCATCTTAAACCAGAAAGCTCTTGATGACTTTGGTATCGAAAAGCTTCAGGACGCTCGGATAAATATTGATACTAACAAAAATCATGGTCAGTTAATAGGTGGAGTTGAGAATTTTAATTTCCAATCGTTGCATGTGCCCATTAAGGCTGCCGGTTTTATGTGTGCAGGTGAGGCTGAAGACATTGGTTATTTTAAAATTAATGCTCAAAGTAGCAACCAGTTTAAAAGAACAATTGCTCAACTTGATAATGCCTGGAACAAACTGTCTCCCGATTATCCTTTTGAGTATACATTTCTCGATCAATCCTGGGCTAATCTTTACCAGAGAGACAAGGATTTTCAGCAACTTATTAATTATGCAACCCTACTTTCGATATTACTTTCCTGTATGGGATTGATAGGTTTAAGTTACTTTATCCTTGAACGGAAAACCAAAGAAATAGGCATCCGAAAAGTTAATGGAGCCAAGATATTGCAAGTTATAGTAATGCTCAACAAAGACTTTTTAAAGTGGATTGTTATTGCTTTTGTCATAGCCGCACCCATTGCTTCTTATTCTATGAATCATTGGCTTCAGAATTTCGCTTATAAAACTGAACTAAGTTGGTGGATCTTTGCTCTGGCAGGTATTCTAGCCCTCGGAATTGCTCTGTTAACAGTGAGTTGGCAGAGTTGGCGTGCCTCCAATAAAAATCCGGTGGAAGCTTTACGATATGAATAA
- a CDS encoding FtsX-like permease family protein, which translates to MRNLRISLRHLKTDKTNTLISIAGLIIGLGIVASVITYVINELNYNQSIANKNRIYRVLHFDSNDHHYWATTPFAVGEQAKIQLAEVESVVHQYNMDNIEVQKGNEFIPEPDMMSCESSFFSAFGVKILQGSLIDFDETSKSIALSRQLAEKYFANQNPLGQELTLRYGGQKYVMEVTAVFNDISQNSTVKPKLLTNIDFGLQHLASNLISSGEMPTADQLKQDWGMSLMTTYLMLKKDVDQKAFEAKLKKIGEENATINMPMDLALQSLSDIYFSSIEIRNSGNEKGNKSMLILMLVMGLLILLVAIINYLNLASARLMAQTKNYAVRRVCGAGNKSIVNQIITESTIITLVALPFALLFAWYAMPVVSQMLGKTYTIEFSEQIVLTLILLFGLTLVSGIVAGLLVSYKVSRVSMAIILKGNKHFIGSKHYARKAMVVFQFVVFIVLISVTFLVQKQVKYTFNKDLGFNKEGLVTIPLGDHNLDLFKEEILKNPSVLSASGTLWMPPSDNNIFMTLPKVSHPDEKVNVNALFVDYDFVKTMGLELITGSDFEKSKGNGGVIVNQLAAKELGLTTVVGEEIAWGKVVGLVNDFNMSSLHQKISPMLIVLKRDMCKNIAVRLRSENLAQSIDFLEKTWNKTGGTTSFSYEFPNDIIREMYQAEIRFSQTIGLLAVIAISIASLGLLGLSLLIGKQRTKEVGIRKVNGAKISEILTLLNKDFIKWVAIAFVIATPIAWFAMNKWLENFAYKTSLSWWIFALAGLLALAIALLTVSYQSWKAATRNPVEALRYE; encoded by the coding sequence ATGAGAAATCTTAGAATTAGCTTAAGACATTTAAAAACTGATAAAACCAATACTTTAATTAGTATAGCAGGTTTAATTATTGGTTTGGGAATTGTGGCTTCAGTTATTACTTATGTTATTAATGAGTTGAACTACAATCAATCCATAGCTAATAAAAACCGTATTTATAGGGTTCTTCACTTTGATTCTAATGATCATCATTATTGGGCAACGACTCCATTTGCAGTAGGAGAACAAGCTAAGATTCAGCTTGCAGAAGTTGAGAGTGTTGTTCATCAATATAATATGGATAATATTGAGGTTCAGAAAGGGAATGAGTTTATTCCTGAACCTGATATGATGAGTTGTGAGAGTAGTTTTTTCAGCGCTTTTGGAGTGAAAATATTGCAAGGAAGCCTAATTGATTTTGATGAAACCTCGAAGAGCATTGCGCTTAGTCGTCAGTTGGCAGAGAAATATTTTGCCAATCAAAATCCTTTGGGACAAGAATTAACCCTGCGGTATGGTGGACAAAAATATGTAATGGAAGTTACAGCGGTATTTAATGATATTTCGCAAAACTCAACAGTAAAACCAAAGCTGTTAACAAATATCGATTTTGGTTTACAACACTTGGCTTCTAATCTTATTTCGAGCGGTGAAATGCCAACAGCAGATCAACTTAAGCAAGATTGGGGTATGTCGTTAATGACTACTTATCTGATGCTAAAAAAAGATGTTGATCAGAAAGCATTTGAAGCAAAACTGAAAAAGATTGGAGAAGAAAATGCCACTATAAACATGCCAATGGATTTAGCTCTTCAGTCATTGTCGGATATCTATTTTTCATCAATAGAAATTAGAAATAGTGGTAACGAAAAAGGAAATAAGTCAATGCTGATACTAATGCTTGTAATGGGCCTCTTAATCTTATTGGTAGCCATCATTAATTATCTGAATTTAGCATCAGCCAGGTTAATGGCTCAAACAAAAAATTACGCTGTCAGAAGAGTTTGCGGAGCTGGCAATAAAAGCATTGTAAACCAAATTATTACTGAATCTACTATTATCACTTTGGTTGCATTACCATTTGCATTACTTTTTGCCTGGTATGCAATGCCCGTGGTTAGTCAAATGTTAGGAAAAACGTATACCATTGAGTTTTCAGAACAAATAGTATTAACTCTCATTCTTTTATTTGGTCTAACGCTGGTTTCGGGTATCGTAGCTGGTTTATTGGTTTCGTATAAAGTGTCGAGAGTGAGTATGGCCATTATTCTTAAAGGAAATAAACACTTTATTGGTAGTAAGCACTATGCAAGAAAGGCAATGGTTGTTTTTCAGTTTGTTGTTTTTATTGTTTTAATTTCGGTTACTTTCTTAGTTCAGAAACAGGTTAAATATACCTTTAATAAAGATTTGGGTTTTAATAAGGAAGGTTTAGTAACCATACCTTTGGGCGATCATAATTTAGACTTGTTCAAGGAGGAGATACTTAAAAATCCATCTGTACTTAGCGCCTCAGGAACATTGTGGATGCCTCCTAGTGATAACAATATTTTCATGACCTTACCTAAAGTGAGTCACCCTGATGAAAAAGTTAATGTGAATGCTCTTTTTGTAGATTATGATTTTGTGAAAACAATGGGATTAGAGCTGATAACAGGTTCTGATTTTGAAAAATCAAAAGGCAATGGAGGTGTTATTGTTAATCAGTTAGCCGCAAAAGAATTGGGACTTACCACTGTGGTTGGAGAAGAAATAGCCTGGGGTAAAGTGGTGGGTTTGGTTAATGATTTTAATATGTCATCGCTTCATCAGAAAATATCGCCCATGTTGATTGTTTTAAAGCGCGATATGTGTAAAAATATAGCTGTGAGGTTACGAAGCGAAAACTTAGCTCAGAGCATTGACTTTTTAGAAAAAACATGGAACAAAACTGGAGGCACAACATCTTTTAGTTACGAGTTTCCAAATGATATTATTCGAGAAATGTATCAAGCCGAGATACGGTTTTCACAAACAATTGGATTGTTGGCCGTCATAGCCATTTCCATTGCTAGTCTTGGATTACTAGGTTTATCGCTTCTAATTGGTAAGCAACGCACCAAAGAAGTAGGTATTCGCAAAGTAAACGGAGCCAAAATATCAGAAATACTTACACTGCTTAACAAAGACTTTATCAAATGGGTAGCTATTGCTTTTGTTATTGCAACACCTATAGCCTGGTTTGCTATGAATAAATGGCTCGAAAATTTTGCTTATAAAACCAGTCTGAGTTGGTGGATATTTGCTTTAGCAGGTTTGCTGGCATTAGCAATTGCCTTACTTACTGTTTCATATCAATCGTGGAAAGCAGCCACACGAAATCCGGTGGAGGCTTTGAGATATGAGTAA
- a CDS encoding ABC transporter permease, translating to MIILKNIRLTLRSLVKNKWVTLLNVLGLTVGLSVSSLIFIFVYNQYNIDQFIPEINNVYCLTNNGESSFSKKELDHIRHEVPAMNQVTFCSEDWSPQVFLKSGENSFKTDKMLTADSCFFRVFAFDAVYGNPATALNASNKVVLTRSFARKIFGNINPVGKSVVYNSTYLEGELLEISAVIEDFPPTSSWNFDAVLSFSTNCHIDWYADNLENWGARNYEAFVRLNGSVSNDQVLAKLQNINLEPLPDWEKEDFTLGLFSYSDVYFDLPDVSLTKHGNKVTVLIIGITGLLILLLACINYINMTTAQRRKRNKNIGIVKILGGHRMEIIRMMTMESFVQVLLSGLLSFLIIELALPVFNSFLAVNASATEVLNLQKISMVAAVLVMMIAITGIIPGIIFSRKQALMVIKHQNQTNKNNLSRNGLLIVQFTVTIVLIVSVLMINKQNALIQKTDTGIEKEHVIYAFTNETLYENSDSFTDELRKIPGIAEFTYSESVLIDNSESWGKDFENKGERLNVIFSKLSVAPNFFDFFGIKLNEGRPFNDRSADNEEFILNKVAKQKFKINDLKDARMIEAEPDQGAIVGIVDNFNFESLHVPIRAAGFKCSGDFDEVIYLKLNGANKTDIQNTINQFEAVWNELSPGFPLEYAYLDQKWESKYNEEAQFQQIILYTTLISILLSCMGLIGLTFFVAEQRTKEIGIRKVNGAKISEILTMLNKDFIKWVAIAFVIATPIAWFAMNKWLENFAYKTSLSWWIFALAGLLALAIALLTVSYQSWQAATRNPVEALRYE from the coding sequence ATGATAATTTTAAAAAACATCCGATTAACCCTACGCAGTTTAGTGAAAAACAAATGGGTAACACTACTTAATGTATTAGGCCTTACCGTTGGTTTATCTGTAAGCTCACTCATTTTTATCTTTGTTTATAATCAATATAATATTGATCAGTTTATTCCCGAAATCAATAATGTTTATTGTCTTACCAATAATGGAGAATCGTCTTTCTCAAAAAAAGAGCTGGATCATATAAGACACGAGGTTCCTGCAATGAATCAAGTAACCTTTTGTTCCGAAGACTGGTCGCCACAGGTATTTTTGAAATCAGGAGAAAACTCGTTTAAAACGGATAAGATGTTAACTGCCGATTCTTGTTTCTTCAGGGTATTTGCTTTTGATGCGGTATACGGTAATCCGGCAACAGCTTTAAATGCTTCTAACAAAGTGGTATTAACACGTTCTTTTGCGCGAAAAATATTTGGCAATATTAATCCGGTTGGTAAAAGCGTAGTTTATAATTCAACCTATTTAGAAGGTGAATTACTAGAAATTTCTGCTGTTATCGAGGATTTTCCGCCAACATCATCATGGAATTTTGATGCGGTTCTATCTTTCTCTACCAATTGCCATATTGATTGGTATGCAGATAATTTGGAAAATTGGGGAGCACGCAATTATGAAGCTTTTGTTCGGCTTAACGGCAGTGTTTCTAATGATCAGGTATTAGCTAAACTTCAAAATATAAATTTAGAGCCTTTGCCCGATTGGGAAAAAGAAGATTTTACATTAGGACTTTTTTCATATTCCGATGTTTATTTTGATTTGCCCGATGTCAGTCTTACCAAACATGGTAATAAAGTTACTGTGCTGATTATTGGAATCACCGGCTTGTTAATTCTGCTGCTTGCTTGCATCAACTACATTAATATGACTACGGCACAGCGAAGAAAACGAAACAAGAATATTGGTATCGTAAAAATATTAGGTGGGCATCGTATGGAAATTATTCGGATGATGACCATGGAATCTTTTGTGCAGGTGTTATTATCAGGCTTGCTTTCCTTTCTGATCATCGAATTAGCACTACCTGTTTTTAATAGTTTTTTGGCTGTAAATGCTAGTGCTACAGAAGTGTTGAATTTGCAAAAAATATCAATGGTTGCAGCGGTATTGGTTATGATGATTGCCATAACCGGTATAATACCCGGAATTATTTTTAGCCGTAAGCAAGCTTTGATGGTTATCAAACATCAGAATCAGACGAACAAAAATAATCTTTCGCGAAACGGATTATTAATTGTTCAGTTTACAGTAACTATTGTGTTAATTGTTTCTGTATTGATGATTAATAAGCAGAATGCTCTTATACAAAAGACCGATACAGGAATTGAAAAAGAGCATGTTATTTATGCTTTCACAAACGAAACGCTCTACGAAAATTCTGATTCTTTTACCGATGAGCTTAGAAAAATACCCGGTATAGCTGAGTTTACTTATTCCGAGAGTGTTTTAATTGATAATAGTGAGAGCTGGGGGAAAGATTTTGAAAATAAAGGAGAACGTTTGAATGTTATTTTCTCGAAACTATCTGTCGCACCAAATTTCTTTGATTTCTTTGGAATTAAACTCAATGAAGGAAGACCTTTTAACGATAGATCGGCAGATAATGAGGAATTTATTTTAAATAAGGTAGCTAAGCAAAAGTTTAAAATAAATGATTTGAAAGATGCGCGAATGATTGAAGCCGAACCTGACCAAGGTGCTATTGTGGGTATTGTTGATAACTTCAACTTCGAATCGTTACATGTGCCAATCAGGGCTGCAGGGTTTAAATGTTCCGGTGATTTTGACGAAGTAATTTATCTGAAACTAAATGGAGCCAATAAGACAGATATTCAGAATACCATTAATCAGTTTGAAGCGGTATGGAATGAGTTATCTCCGGGCTTTCCGTTGGAGTATGCTTATCTCGATCAAAAATGGGAAAGTAAGTACAATGAAGAAGCGCAGTTTCAGCAAATCATTTTATACACGACTCTTATTTCCATCTTACTTTCATGCATGGGCCTAATTGGCTTAACCTTTTTTGTGGCCGAACAACGTACCAAAGAAATTGGAATTAGAAAGGTTAATGGTGCTAAAATATCCGAAATACTTACCATGCTTAATAAAGACTTTATCAAATGGGTAGCCATTGCTTTTGTAATTGCTACGCCCATAGCCTGGTTTGCTATGAATAAATGGCTCGAAAATTTTGCTTATAAAACCAGTCTGAGTTGGTGGATATTTGCTTTAGCAGGTTTGCTGGCATTAGCAATTGCCTTACTTACTGTTTCCTATCAATCGTGGCAAGCAGCCACACGAAATCCGGTGGAGGCTTTACGATATGAATAG